A window of Zestosphaera sp. genomic DNA:
TACTTCAACAATAGCATTAGTAGCTAAGGAAGCTAGATCTCGTTTATTTGTTTTAGCTGGGATCTACAAGCTGTCTTTTGAGACAGTCTTTGGCGAATTAATAGAGCAGGTATTTCTCGAAGATATAAACCTGATTATACCTAAAGAAAAAATTCGGGAGCTCCCGAATAAGGTAAGAGTTAGCGCGCCACTATTTGATGTCACGCCTCCGGAATATATAGACGCGATAATCACAGAGAGAGGAGTCTTAGCTCCTCAAGCAATACCAGTCCTGGTTGCGAGTCTTTACGGGTGGCCTCCCAAGATCAAGTCTTTAAAAGAGTTGCTAGATGAGGTGAGCAAGAATTGAGTCCTGAGTATAAGCTTCCTAAAGAAGTAGTAGAGATTTACGAGGGCATCAAAAACATGAGTATAAGAGGGGCTGGGAAAATAGCTAAGTACGCGGTTCTTGCGTTAATGAAAGCTGCGGAAGACTTCAAGAGCGATGAAACACGTGATTTCCTTAGATACATGGAGTACGTGGGTTCTTACTTGAGGAGCTCTAGACCTACAGCAGTCTCTCTACCTAACGCTATAACGTACGTCCTAACGAGGCTAAGGAAACAAAGTATTACCTCAGTAGAAGAAGGTAAGCAAATAGTTATTAGCTCAGCCCAAGAATTCATGAGGAGAGCTGATGAAGCTCTTAAAATAATAGGTGAGTTAGGTTCTAGGCGAATCGAGAACGGCGACATCATAATGACTCACTGCCACAGCACTGCAGCCACGTCAGTAATAGCTACCGCATATAAGAAAGGAAAAATAAATGTTGTTTATGTTAAAGAGACACGCCCGGCTTTCCAAGGCTTAATCACGGCTAAAGCTCTAGCAGAGGAAGGTCTCGAAGTAGTCGTAATACCTGACTCTTCTGTAAGGTACTTCATGAAGAAGGTAGATAAGGTCGTAGTAGGAGCTGACACCGTAGCAGCCAACGGAGCAGTAGTCAATAAGATAGGGACGTCTCTGGTGGCCCTAGCAGCCAAAGAAGCAAGAGTTCGTTTTTACGTTGCGACAGAAACCTTCAAGTTTAGCCCCTACACACTACTAGGAGAGTTAGTCCCCATAGAGGTTAGAGACCCTAGAGAAGTAGTTGATGATGAGTGGATGAAAGAAAATAAGAATGTGAAGATATTTAACCCAGTCTTCGACGTCACGCCCCCAGAATATATAGACGCGATAATCACAGAGAGAGGAGTAATACCCCCGCAAGCCGCACTACTACTGCTAATCGAAGACTACGGTACTGAGTTGAGAGAAGTAGGAGTAAATATTCCGACGGCGTGGGAAGAATAACCGCACTTAACAATGCTTTAAATTCAGAGCACTATCGTTCTTATGTTCAGCTTGTTTGTAACGTAGTCTGCAAACACTTTACTCTGAGAGCTTCTCGCGTTATTAACTACAAGCAACTTGGGTCTCGAGCGATCCACGTACTCAATTAAGCCTTTAAAATCGGAATGGTCGCTGAAAGCTACTAAGTAGCTGTTGCTCCCGACCCTCCTGTAGGGCTTCTTGAATTCCCAGCCACTAAGCGTCACGTGACTCACTCTACTATTTTCTTTGAGTCTAGGATAGCTAGTTGAGTGAGTTAAGTAGACATACCAACCGTCTCTTACAACTTCCATGCCCTCACGTGAATTTATATGGAAGTACTCACCGAACCTCATCCCGTATTTTTCAGCGATCTTAGACAGTGAGTACTGTTTATGGCTGAG
This region includes:
- a CDS encoding ribose 1,5-bisphosphate isomerase yields the protein MSPEYKLPKEVVEIYEGIKNMSIRGAGKIAKYAVLALMKAAEDFKSDETRDFLRYMEYVGSYLRSSRPTAVSLPNAITYVLTRLRKQSITSVEEGKQIVISSAQEFMRRADEALKIIGELGSRRIENGDIIMTHCHSTAATSVIATAYKKGKINVVYVKETRPAFQGLITAKALAEEGLEVVVIPDSSVRYFMKKVDKVVVGADTVAANGAVVNKIGTSLVALAAKEARVRFYVATETFKFSPYTLLGELVPIEVRDPREVVDDEWMKENKNVKIFNPVFDVTPPEYIDAIITERGVIPPQAALLLLIEDYGTELREVGVNIPTAWEE